One Planktothrix sp. FACHB-1365 genomic window carries:
- a CDS encoding DUF58 domain-containing protein, with the protein MKNHRFHLQHWLESHWVAPAYAGGLLLALSIFFFGAATNTMAGWLYVISGISFALLAIAAILPQRSLISLQVQREIINPVSVGEDLTLELTIKNASNQAKTLIQVQDLLPPSLGKSATVIELLPAHQSDQWVTYIPTQKRGIYHWVGVQLRTATPLGLFWCSRERKVPASAIVYPLVLPLTTCPLIDEIGKEYNPNIYEHRQFQMATEGVTRTLRPYRYGDPTRLIHWRSSARYGELRVRELETSHGGQEIIIALDSSFFWQPDDFEQAVIAAASLYFYTCRSQFNVQLWTAKTGLVYGNRVVLHTLADVNPGEEVFGKEPPNFPIIWLTQNPESLKTLPLGSRWLLWPSDSRLTSQTNDKIQKLPDLGLEIRPHISLQSQLQSSLKLSNL; encoded by the coding sequence ATGAAAAACCATCGATTTCACCTACAACACTGGTTAGAATCCCATTGGGTCGCCCCAGCCTATGCAGGGGGATTACTCCTGGCATTATCCATCTTTTTCTTTGGTGCAGCTACAAATACCATGGCAGGATGGCTTTATGTTATTAGTGGTATTAGTTTTGCTTTATTAGCCATTGCTGCAATTTTACCCCAACGTTCTCTTATTTCCCTACAAGTTCAACGAGAAATCATTAATCCCGTTAGTGTGGGAGAGGATTTAACCCTAGAATTAACGATTAAAAATGCCAGCAATCAAGCTAAAACTCTGATTCAAGTTCAGGATTTATTACCTCCAAGTTTAGGAAAATCGGCAACCGTAATCGAGCTTTTACCTGCCCATCAATCTGATCAATGGGTAACTTATATTCCTACCCAAAAACGGGGGATTTATCATTGGGTTGGAGTTCAATTAAGAACCGCAACACCATTAGGATTATTTTGGTGTAGTCGAGAACGAAAAGTTCCTGCAAGTGCCATTGTTTATCCGTTAGTTTTACCCTTAACAACTTGTCCGTTAATCGATGAAATCGGAAAAGAGTATAACCCCAATATTTATGAACATCGTCAGTTTCAAATGGCAACCGAAGGTGTAACCCGCACCTTAAGACCCTATCGTTATGGTGATCCCACCCGTTTAATTCATTGGCGTTCTAGTGCGCGATATGGCGAATTACGAGTTCGAGAATTAGAAACCTCTCATGGCGGTCAGGAAATTATTATTGCATTAGATAGTTCTTTTTTCTGGCAACCCGATGATTTTGAACAAGCTGTAATTGCTGCCGCATCCTTATATTTTTATACTTGTCGCAGTCAATTCAATGTTCAGTTATGGACAGCAAAAACCGGATTAGTTTACGGAAATCGAGTCGTTCTTCATACCTTAGCAGATGTGAATCCTGGAGAAGAGGTATTCGGAAAAGAACCTCCTAATTTCCCGATTATTTGGTTAACTCAAAATCCTGAATCCTTGAAAACGTTACCGTTAGGAAGTCGATGGTTACTTTGGCCTTCTGATTCTCGATTAACCAGTCAAACTAATGATAAAATACAAAAATTACCTGATTTGGGTTTAGAAATTCGTCCCCATATTTCCCTACAATCTCAACTTCAATCTTCCTTAAAATTATCCAATCTTTAG